The proteins below come from a single Malus sylvestris chromosome 3, drMalSylv7.2, whole genome shotgun sequence genomic window:
- the LOC126617379 gene encoding uncharacterized protein LOC126617379, whose translation MEKVGKKGETNAKKGKTPMLVPVDDILFHKGARKHRVRPTPKPKSQNEVLKIATLKKAEAEAIGCAAAIVARDERRLLPPLPTINPIFPPTMEFADQEGGLSCSRKRKYKEEVGSIHWKDLKVSMQPSSFRYVNNCLAGHRSTIDEFGEPLDENESNRDRMMRLSSYVMTEYDDRLREVERYKVKFKENKQFVNDARKTSKALANAIRLKDENFESLKRRNGENVRLKKQLEATKEQLETTILEVSKVKGELDSALVEVYGLKMSIPTERDAAVQEFLGSQAFHDAFRPHCIRATNFEKRKWMAVLERYDNESIIRKYRDEMDKYRQKGEAFVLVVDPSSDDDSDNEASISEQSQESEDGPGDAEEDGDGDGVETQSDIVRGSASDEDDS comes from the exons A TGGAGAAAGTGGGCAAGAAAGGGGAGACTAACGCCAAGAAAGGGAAAACACCCATGTTAGTTCCTGTAGATGACATTTTGTTTCACAAGGGAGCTCGTAAACACCGGGTGAGGCCAACCCCTAAACCTAAGTCGCAAAATGAGGTCCTCAAGATTGCTACCTTAAAGAAGGCTGAAGCTGAGGCCATCGGGTGTGCTGCTGCCATAGTTGCAAGGGATGAGAGACGACTGTTGCCTCCTCTTCCTACCATCAATCCCATATTTCCTCCAACCATGGAGTTTGCTGACCAAGAAGGTGGCCTTAGCTGTAGCCGTAAGAGAAAGTACAAGGAAGAGGTTGGCAGCATTCATTGGAAGGACTTGAAGGTTTCCATGCAGCCAAGTAGTTTTAGGTATGTCAATAATTGCCTGGCAGGACATCGATCCACTATTGATGAGTTTGGCGAGCCACTAGATGAGAACGAATCAAATCGTGATCGGATGATGAGGCTATCTTCTTAT GTCATGACAGAGTACGATGACAGATTGCGAGAAGTCGAGCGGTACAAGgtaaagtttaaagagaataagcagttTGTGAATGACGCCAGAAAAACGAGCAAAGCTTTGGCTAATGCAATCCGCCTTAAGgatgaaaactttgagagtttgaagaggCGGAATGGTGAGAACGTGAGGCTGAAGAAACAATTGGAAGCGACTAAGGAACAGTTGGAGACAACCATCCTTgaggtttccaaggttaaagGGGAGTTGGATAGTGCCTTGGTTGAGGTTTATGGGCTGAAAATGAGTATCCCTACTGAGAGGGATGCTGCTGTGCAGGAGTTCTTAGGTTCCCAAGCCTTTCACGATGCTTTTAGACCTCACTGCATCCGAGCGACTAATtttgagaaaaggaaatggatggccgtccttgaGCGTTACGACAATGAAAGCATTATCCGAAAGTACCGTGATGAGATGGATAAGTACCGACAAAAGGGTGAAGCCTTCGTCCTCGTAGTTGATCCTAGTAGTGATGATGACTCTGATAATGAGGCTAGTATCAGTGAGCAGTCTCAGGAGAGTGAGGATGGTCCTGGAGATGCTGAGGAAGATGGTGATGGCGATGGGGTTGAAACGCAGAGTGATATTGTCAGGGGTTCGGCCTCAGATGAGGATGACTCGTAG